The DNA segment ATCTCAGACTAATGGCATAAAGTAAATGTAAAGTTATGTAGCCCTAGTTGAGGCTGTTGCGTCCTGAGACGTATGAGCATAGTTTAATTAAACGCAGATatattgaagttagatttgaacatttttgtaataactGCACAGTTTTCATTTCAAGCATACTTAATCAATAAAGCTAAGTAGCCTATTTCGCCTTAACTGTCAGAAGAACAGAAGAAAAAGACAAAGATTGTATAGAGTTGAAGCATAAAATTTCACAAGCTAATTGAATAACCTACATTACCTTTTTGGACAATGGCATTGATGAAAGGTGATCCATGAAAGAGCATTCTGTCGTTGCTGTGATTATGATTCTCTTCACTCACTTCACGGCGGCGATGATGCCAACGCTCACGCAAACGCTTGTTTTGGACTTTTTGCACCTGGGCATTAAGGCAAGGCATTTAGCATACACAAAATGAGATTCAACttcattaaaaaacttaaaacttaaGTCTCCAGTATTCATTTTACTAACAGTTCTCAATATTCTGACACTGCAAAAATGTGTGTATATCAGATATTACACGTTCTCAAATAAATGCGACTCCTAGTAAGATAGTAGTAGATGTTTGACAAATATGAAAACGTGCCATGTATGGTAAGTATGTGATATCTGTCATAATTTGGACTAGCAAGTGTTTTTGTTATAGATTTAGCATATCCATTTCTAAATTGCCATGTTGAGGTTGGACAGCGAGGTTTCTGGATTGGGGTAAGATGAACTGGAAGCAATCCATTCTTAGCAGTCTCATGTCAGATTCAGGTTTTTTGAGGTTTGCTTAAACGAGGTACAACTAAACATGAAACCTCACACTATTTACTAGCATATAATGTGAAGGTGTGACAAACAAAGAGAGTGAgaaagaaactttttaaagaaatacaTCACATTTTCATATTAAAAGACCAAATTTTGTCCTCTTCCAACTACAAAGTTTAAGTTATACACCCATCATTCCTCATCAAAGCTGTAGTTGGCATTAAAAAATAGGGTAGATTCTAATTTGTCACTGTAAGTAGAATAACTACAGGTAACACCTGAAAAATACCTTTATTATATTGTAGGATTTAAAAACGCCACCAGCTACACCACCATCCCTATGCTCTCGTATGGTACTTTGCATTTCTTCCGTTACAGACTGGTATTCTTTATCATCAGGAAATAGATCAATTAGTACTGATCCTGGTTGTGTTGGTCTATATcacaaaattacattaaaaactGTTAAGTAGAGATGCAGAGcaatataacaaaatatgtcCTTTACCTTGAAAATGGTATCATGGTTGATATAGATATATCTGCAATAGGATCCACTGCCCCATCTGCAGCAGCTAGTGCTAAACGTTCTGCAGCTTTTATGATTTTATGGCGATGGCCAAATGCCACAACACCTATGTCTTTCAGTTCTGAATGCCCCATTTCTGCGAGGACATCAGGCGTAATTTCctctttttcaaaaacttctttAAGTTGACCCAACCCAAGGCGCTCCAAAAGTTGAGCTACAGCACTTTCATCTTAAGCAACacatcataaaaaataaattaagacGTGATATCACAGGTTAGAATCTATATTTTTAGCATGAAATATTTGGGATGTTATGAATCAAATGCGAATGCAAATATCACACAAGAGTATCAACCATTGTTATAAGTCTCAAAAATGCAAATCTTGCAAGCAGATTTCGGTAGAATCCTTGATTCAGTAAGAAACtacttttcaattttctaGCTAGTTACGAAAATGGTGAAaggtttttgattttttttttggaatttgataaatgcaaaaaataggTTGATTTCTATCAATCACAACTGAGGAGACTTTACTCCATGATTCCTTGCTCGTCAGGTACTGAGAAGTTTAGTAAATTTggcaaaattttagcaaattcGGATTCAATTCAAATTCACATCAAAATGATATTCTAGTAAGttcaataaatttcaatttggCACATCTCTATCAAAGATAGTAAAGCAAAGCCAAATTTCCTACTTGTTACATCAATTGCATTGCTCAATGGAAGCTTAGAAACAGAGGAATTAGATGTCTCAGTGCAAGGAATAGATAATGCTTCACTTGGTGTAATTGCAGTGGATGAAGAGTCAGAATTTGGGTGTGGTTTGCTGTTTGACGCTGCTACAGAAGTAGCAGTTGCAATCTGTGGCATTGCATCGATTAACAAGCTACGAACATCTTCCTGTGTAGCCAAATCCAACGGCGTTTGTCCTTCCTGAAAAAAATCAGTAAGCAACAGTTTGAAATCCACTTTTTTCTTAAATACCCAGTgacatttttggattcaaTTAACCATTTGACAATTTTCACCTTACAATCGATTTGTACCTGATTTTTCATAAGTGGATCAGCACCATGTGCCAACAAGAGTGTGCAAAGTTGTGTTCTTCCTTTCTGAGCAGCCTCGTGAAGGGGTGTAAATGCCCAACGATCAGTGGCGTTAACGGCTGCATTGCTCTTAATGAGGAGTGCAGCAATTTCCACATGACCATATGACGATGCGTTATGAAGGGGAATCAAGCCACCCTTGTCTTGTGAGTTGGGGTCGGCTCCATGTTCAATCAAGTATTCAGCAACctgaaagtaatttttaaaaattggattAATACAAAATACTCCGTGACTGATAAAGCAGCAGACAATAATACTATTACCAAATATCCTGTTTCAGGAACCACTTACACAACATCTAAATTCAGAGTTTTGCAATGTATGTTGCCTCTGTTGAGTCGTCATGTCAGTCAAACAATATAGGTATTTTACtgctataaataaatttaacacgCCGTTAACCAATCTTTATACCATGTTTAGGATAAAAACACACACAACATGGGAGTTTTATAAACTGTGTGTCCCAAGTATTAATTTCAAGCAAGGCATCTATACCTACTATagcaataaactttttgagaatTTGCTAATTTAACCttataaaatcaaaagttttttaagacattgctgaaattttaaatttccttGTAAGAATATGGGCTAAACTGTGATATTTCAAACAGCTTTTCATATTTACAACTAAACACCAGTTTTGAAACAGTGATTGTTATAGTGAGTTATAAACAAATGTTACTGCAGTAGGTATACAATTTCGTTGCATCGCTGATTatgctaattattattaacatcccagtcttttaaaaaaaatactctaaaaaatttaaaaaaaaacatctgGATAAAATAGAGATGCTTAAATACGCataatttctaaaatacagTATTGATAGATATATGACAATATGCCATATTCCACTAATTGTTTCAAGAATTCCGGCATACAGAAACATTGAGAGTATTATTCACGAAAAGAACAGTAGAGGCTTAGAGCcaaaacaacagaaaacaTACCGGTATCTATGATccagatgttttagttgatACTGCAACCATTATAGTGAAAAATTTAATGGAGAAACAACAATACCGTGGGTGTTGTAGGTAGAGCAGTTGGAGagagaaaaaacaaacactaacTGCATAAAAAATGGTATATACACTGTTGAAAAAGAAAGTACTGTACTTCTTGTCAACACTTTACACCATATTTTCAAGTGTTCGCCAAACTCTTTTTAGCTTTTTCTTTCTAAAAGTTTTGGCCCTAATATTTGTGTATGAGCTGTAACTTAAACATGTTGTATGTAGATACCGGGAGCGTAAGATTATTTGGAAAATAGTTTTACTCATAAAGCACAAACCTTCTGcagtaaaaataataaaaagtaataagTGCCACAGAACCACACCTCATAATTATTATATCCTGCAGCAAGATGAAGAGGTGTTGAGTTTCTTCCTTGCTGATCTCTACAATTAATATTGTCTGGAGTACAGAGTTTTTGCACCCTAGCCAAACAACCTTTTTTGGCTGCATCTAGTAATGCAACATCACCGCGCAAAAGGTCCTGTAAAAACAAGCAGGTTTCACATGTATAGAAGAAGTGGTAAGAGCAAACAAAGGTATAAAATGTTCATCAGCTTAAATAAACCTGAATGTCTGAATCTCCCTCTTTGACAAGGTCGAGTGGGGTATTTCCATCCCTGTTTTTCTTTAGGGGATCTGCCCCGTGTCGAAGCAATAGTTTGCATATCTCATACTTGCCCTTTGCAGCAGCCTCATGCAAAGGCGTAAATTTCCACAGGTCAGCAACATTCACAACTGCGCCATGTTTTACTAGCAATTCTGTGACCTAAGTAAGGGAGGGTATGTTCTTTTATTTAGTTTGATTGattttgacattaaataaCTAATTTTTGTTAACCGCCACAAAAAGCTGATCTGTAGCctcaaaaaattattacaaagtGAAAGACTTGCCTCATAATGGCCATATGAACATGCATTGTGTAATGGAACTAGGCCGCCTTTGTCTTTGGCATGAACGTCTGCACCATGCTTAAGAAGATATTCCACAACGGCCACTCTGTTGTAACCAGCAGCAAAATGCAGAGAAGTTGATAGCCTTCCTTCCATATCTTTACAATTAACATTTTGTGGAGAGCAGAGCTTCTTAACAATATCCAAATCACCAGCTTTTGCCGCTTCGAGAAGCTAGAAAGAGAATTTCTCAAACTGACAACTTCCACAACAAACTGGTAACGATCTAActatgaaaatgttttcaattaatCCTCAGGTACCGGTACATTACATAGCACATACTTGAAGCTCTACATCAGATGAGGCTGCTGCAGGGCTTGATGAAGAAGGATTACCAGTTGCCATAACAGATGCATCTGTGGTTGTATTTAAAGAAGCAATGCTTGCTGTTGCATTTGCAACCGCCTCCTACAAAGAACATCAACACATTAGAAAAACATAAAGCTCAGTTGCACcatattttttacattaatGACACAATTCCAGGTCGATTCAGCTTACAGGTGACTTAAAAAGACAAACACTTCGAATGAATTACTTGTGGTGGTTATATTCACGAAATGAAGAAGTCACAAACACGAATTACATGAAGATAGAATTGCAATTTTTAACGTAGACAggacttttttgaaattggtATTTCAAGCAGATTGTAGCTTAATTAGaacttttataaatgataCAATAAAGGAGTaggaaaaaactttaaactgaTACAGTATATGATTAATCGGTTTTTGCTACTTTATACTGGAAGTACTGGTACTTAAGTACTTCTGTTACGAGTACAATCAAcatttttaaggttttatcAGAAACCCAAGTACACATTAGTTTCTTGATGTTACTGGTACAGATTCCTTGGGCAAAACTTAAATTTGTCAACAGATAATTCACCTGTAGTAATTGCTGTATGTTTTCTGTTGCCATTTGTGCTGCAGTAAAACCTTGAAGAGATATAATTGTTGGGTCCACTTCATGATTTAAAAGGACACGGCAAACCTACAAAGTAAGCCATGGGACAAAAAACCcacataaaaattaataaatacaaaaaactaacaagaaataaaatgttttaacataTTAAAGGTCAAAATATGTTTACAACAAATAGTAGTTAATAGTTC comes from the Clavelina lepadiformis chromosome 5, kaClaLepa1.1, whole genome shotgun sequence genome and includes:
- the LOC143461035 gene encoding poly [ADP-ribose] polymerase tankyrase-2-like encodes the protein MAGRHDLIAGGSYTVPSRSDQSPGSSRARDLFDACRNGDLNKVKKLVNAQNVNSRDLEGRKSTPLHFAAGFGRREVVEHLLQCGANVHAQDDGGLIPLHNACSFGHAEVVQLLLNHGADPNACDNWNYTPLHEASIKGKLDVCVVLLQNGADVHIRNADNKVAMDLAEQSAKVVLSGEYKKDELLEAARSGNEDQLMDLLTPLNVNCHASDGRKSTPLHLAAGYNRVQIVNLLLQQGADVHAKDKGGLVPLHNACSYGHYEVTELLIKHGANVNAMDLWQFTPLHEAASKNRVEVCSLLLAHGGDPTIVNCHSKTAVDVASNRQLQEKLSYEFKGHSLLEAARQADLTRVKKNLTAESVLFLHPHTNESALHCAVASPYPKRRQVTELLIRKGANINEKNKEFLVPLHIAVDKAHVDVMEILLKNGAQVNSLDCLGQTALHRAAHLGLVQVCRVLLNHEVDPTIISLQGFTAAQMATENIQQLLQEAVANATASIASLNTTTDASVMATGNPSSSSPAAASSDVELQLLEAAKAGDLDIVKKLCSPQNVNCKDMEGRLSTSLHFAAGYNRVAVVEYLLKHGADVHAKDKGGLVPLHNACSYGHYEVTELLVKHGAVVNVADLWKFTPLHEAAAKGKYEICKLLLRHGADPLKKNRDGNTPLDLVKEGDSDIQDLLRGDVALLDAAKKGCLARVQKLCTPDNINCRDQQGRNSTPLHLAAGYNNYEVAEYLIEHGADPNSQDKGGLIPLHNASSYGHVEIAALLIKSNAAVNATDRWAFTPLHEAAQKGRTQLCTLLLAHGADPLMKNQEGQTPLDLATQEDVRSLLIDAMPQIATATSVAASNSKPHPNSDSSSTAITPSEALSIPCTETSNSSVSKLPLSNAIDVTNESAVAQLLERLGLGQLKEVFEKEEITPDVLAEMGHSELKDIGVVAFGHRHKIIKAAERLALAAADGAVDPIADISISTMIPFSRPTQPGSVLIDLFPDDKEYQSVTEEMQSTIREHRDGGVAGGVFKSYNIIKVQKVQNKRLRERWHHRRREVSEENHNHSNDRMLFHGSPFINAIVQKGFDERHAYIGGMFGAGIYFAENSSKSNQYVYGINGGTGCPMHKDRSCYICHRQMIFCRVTLGKSFLQFSAMKMAHAPPGHHSVIGRPSVGGLSHAEYVIYRGEQAYPEYLITYQIVKPTDSQSTSSS